One stretch of Alcaligenes aquatilis DNA includes these proteins:
- a CDS encoding nucleoside recognition domain-containing protein gives MLNTLWLLFFLIAAVSGFYQWLVGGNSEIFAQMVRSLFDMAALSVQLMLLLFGTLTLWLGFLKIAEKAGLIDTLARWLGPLFSRLMPGVPAGHPALGLITLNFAANGLGLDNAATPIGLRAMKSLQTLNPHPDTATNAQILFLVLNASSLTLIPISIFMYRAQQGAPDPTMVFLPILLATTASSLAGLLSVALVQRLRLFDPVLMLWFGVFALILGSFMALLATLSAAAIQSLSSLLGNLTLLSIIWLFLLIGWRRKVPLYETFVEGAKEGFGVAKDLLPYLVAMLCAVGVLRSSGALDIVLDMIRWLVNLIGLDTRFIDALPTALVKPFSAGAARALLIETMQHHGVDSFPALLGATVQGSTETTFYVLAVYFGAVGIQRARHAVSCALIADLAGVLAAIAVCYWFFG, from the coding sequence ATGCTCAATACTCTTTGGCTGCTTTTCTTCCTGATCGCCGCCGTCAGCGGTTTTTACCAGTGGCTGGTCGGGGGCAATAGCGAAATTTTCGCGCAGATGGTGCGCAGCTTGTTCGATATGGCCGCCCTGTCCGTGCAACTGATGCTGCTGCTTTTTGGCACGCTCACCCTGTGGTTGGGTTTCTTGAAGATTGCCGAGAAAGCCGGGCTGATCGACACCTTGGCTCGCTGGCTGGGACCACTGTTCAGCCGCCTGATGCCTGGCGTGCCTGCCGGTCACCCCGCTTTGGGCTTGATCACCCTGAACTTCGCCGCCAATGGCCTGGGCCTGGACAATGCCGCCACGCCCATAGGTTTGCGGGCCATGAAGTCGCTGCAAACACTGAACCCGCATCCGGACACCGCCACCAACGCTCAGATCCTGTTTCTGGTGCTGAATGCCTCGTCACTGACGCTGATTCCCATCAGCATTTTCATGTACCGGGCTCAACAAGGCGCACCGGACCCCACGATGGTGTTTCTGCCCATTCTGCTGGCCACCACCGCCTCCTCACTGGCCGGATTGCTCAGCGTGGCCCTGGTGCAGCGCCTGCGTCTGTTTGATCCGGTGCTGATGTTGTGGTTTGGGGTATTTGCGCTGATCCTGGGCTCTTTCATGGCCTTGCTAGCCACACTTAGCGCTGCGGCTATCCAGTCGCTTTCTTCCTTGCTGGGTAACCTGACCCTGCTGTCCATTATCTGGCTGTTTCTGCTTATCGGATGGCGCCGCAAGGTGCCGCTCTATGAAACCTTTGTAGAAGGCGCCAAAGAGGGCTTTGGCGTCGCCAAGGATCTACTGCCTTATCTGGTTGCCATGTTGTGTGCAGTAGGCGTGCTGCGTAGCTCTGGCGCCCTGGATATCGTGCTGGACATGATCCGCTGGCTGGTCAACCTGATCGGGCTGGATACACGCTTTATTGATGCCCTGCCTACCGCCTTGGTCAAGCCCTTCTCGGCCGGTGCCGCTCGCGCCTTGCTGATCGAAACCATGCAGCATCACGGTGTAGACAGCTTCCCCGCGCTACTGGGCGCAACGGTGCAAGGCAGTACCGAAACCACGTTCTATGTGCTGGCCGTGTATTTTGGTGCGGTAGGCATACAACGTGCTCGCCACGCCGTTTCCTGCGCCTTGATTGCCGATCTGGCTGGCGTACTGGCCGCCATCGCTGTTTGTTATTGGTTCTTCGGCTAG
- the rsmA gene encoding 16S rRNA (adenine(1518)-N(6)/adenine(1519)-N(6))-dimethyltransferase RsmA, translating to MAQHQARKRFGQNFLEDEAIIDQIIRAIGPRPVDNMVEIGPGLSALTRPLTQALERLRVVEIDRDLAARLRHHYSPNKLEIIEADALSVDFGALGPNLRIVGNLPYNISSPLLFHLLDYADAVLDQHFMLQREVIDRMVAKPGSSDYSRLSVMLQARYRMTKLFEVPPEAFNPPPRVVSAVVRMVPLPADRAQARDAKVFSQVVARAFAQKRKMLRGGLGDWTPHIDWEALEIAPTSRPADLSLEKYIALADHLMDKGVL from the coding sequence ATGGCCCAGCATCAGGCGCGCAAGCGCTTTGGACAGAACTTTCTGGAAGATGAGGCCATCATCGACCAGATCATCCGTGCGATTGGCCCTCGGCCTGTCGATAATATGGTGGAAATTGGTCCGGGCCTGTCGGCCCTGACCCGACCGTTGACGCAGGCGCTGGAGCGCTTGCGCGTGGTCGAGATTGACCGCGATCTGGCGGCTCGCCTGCGTCATCATTATTCGCCCAACAAGCTGGAAATCATTGAGGCTGATGCCTTGAGCGTGGATTTCGGTGCCTTGGGCCCGAATCTGCGTATTGTGGGCAACCTGCCTTACAACATTTCCAGTCCTTTGCTGTTTCATTTGCTGGACTATGCCGATGCCGTGCTGGACCAGCATTTCATGCTGCAACGGGAAGTGATCGACCGCATGGTCGCCAAACCCGGCTCCTCGGATTACAGCCGATTGTCGGTGATGTTGCAGGCACGCTATCGCATGACCAAGCTCTTTGAAGTGCCGCCCGAGGCTTTCAACCCACCGCCGCGAGTGGTGTCCGCCGTGGTGCGCATGGTGCCTTTGCCCGCTGACCGTGCCCAGGCCCGTGATGCAAAGGTGTTCAGCCAGGTTGTGGCCCGCGCGTTTGCACAAAAGCGCAAGATGTTGCGAGGTGGTCTGGGTGACTGGACACCCCATATTGATTGGGAGGCCTTGGAAATTGCGCCGACCAGTCGGCCTGCTGATTTGTCCTTGGAAAAGTACATTGCGCTGGCCGATCACCTGATGGATAAGGGCGTTCTATAA
- a CDS encoding peptidylprolyl isomerase: MNNMRFSLKNRSLSLALMAVMGLGTAHMAQAQSKPAANKAAPAAASQFVDGIAAVVNDEVITLRQVDLEAAQVLEQLKRQKIPTPEQDVLRKQVLQRLINERLEQQEARAMGISVGPQQVDEGIRMISSRNNMTEAQLRAEIEKNGITWEQYRANLKQEILLDQLRMRAVDSSINITDADIDIYLRSQGGAGLGNLGQSAAQSQNAPVALAQILVRVPEGANASEEARLRTKAEGLLAQARSGADFAGLAASNSDGQEALNGGVMGSRSLSDWPDLFAQAVHNLAPGQVSNLIRSGQGFHILKVLERGGAAPSNTSPVASATSAQSGPMMVTQTHARHILVKLSKVMTSEQARQRIEQLQVRLRNGESFQDLAKRYSEDSSAPQGGDLGWLSPGETVPPFEQAMDKLQPGNDTAVVESQFGWHLIQVIERRTRNMENEYKRMQARQALFQQRAEPAFEDWLNSLRGRAYIDNRLDPESSTRRR, translated from the coding sequence ATGAATAATATGCGTTTCAGCTTGAAAAACCGCAGCCTGTCATTGGCTTTGATGGCCGTCATGGGGCTGGGTACGGCTCACATGGCTCAGGCGCAATCCAAGCCCGCTGCAAACAAGGCAGCACCGGCTGCCGCCTCCCAGTTTGTGGACGGCATTGCTGCCGTGGTCAATGACGAGGTTATTACCTTGCGTCAAGTTGATCTGGAAGCGGCTCAAGTGCTGGAACAGCTCAAACGCCAAAAAATTCCGACTCCTGAGCAAGACGTTTTGCGTAAACAGGTTTTACAACGTCTGATCAACGAGCGTCTGGAGCAGCAGGAAGCGCGTGCCATGGGTATTTCTGTCGGCCCTCAGCAGGTGGATGAAGGCATACGCATGATTTCCTCGCGCAACAATATGACTGAAGCCCAGTTGCGTGCCGAGATTGAGAAAAATGGCATTACTTGGGAACAGTATCGTGCCAATCTGAAGCAGGAAATTCTGCTGGATCAGTTGCGTATGCGTGCGGTCGACAGCAGCATCAATATTACGGATGCCGATATCGATATTTATCTGCGCTCTCAAGGTGGTGCGGGTTTGGGTAATTTGGGGCAGTCCGCTGCACAAAGCCAGAATGCGCCCGTTGCCCTGGCGCAGATTCTGGTGCGGGTGCCTGAAGGCGCCAACGCTAGTGAAGAAGCCCGTTTGCGTACCAAAGCTGAAGGTCTGTTGGCCCAAGCTCGTTCGGGGGCAGACTTTGCGGGTTTGGCTGCGTCCAACTCGGACGGTCAGGAAGCCCTGAATGGCGGTGTGATGGGAAGCCGTTCACTGTCCGACTGGCCTGATTTGTTCGCACAAGCTGTTCATAACCTGGCTCCCGGCCAGGTTTCCAACCTGATCCGCAGTGGTCAAGGTTTTCACATTCTGAAGGTGCTGGAGCGTGGCGGCGCTGCGCCAAGCAATACCTCGCCTGTGGCCAGTGCGACATCGGCCCAATCGGGTCCCATGATGGTGACTCAGACGCATGCTCGCCACATTCTGGTCAAGCTCTCCAAGGTCATGACCTCCGAGCAGGCCCGTCAACGTATTGAGCAATTGCAAGTGCGTTTACGCAACGGTGAGTCCTTCCAGGATCTGGCCAAGCGTTACTCGGAAGACAGCAGTGCGCCACAAGGTGGTGATTTGGGTTGGCTCTCGCCCGGTGAGACAGTACCTCCGTTCGAGCAAGCCATGGACAAGTTGCAACCTGGCAACGATACCGCCGTGGTCGAGTCCCAGTTTGGCTGGCACTTGATCCAGGTTATCGAGCGCCGTACCCGCAATATGGAAAACGAGTACAAGCGTATGCAGGCTCGTCAGGCCCTGTTCCAGCAGCGCGCCGAGCCTGCTTTTGAGGACTGGCTGAACAGCTTGCGTGGCCGTGCTTACATTGATAACCGTTTGGACCCCGAGTCCAGCACCCGCCGTCGCTAA
- a CDS encoding LPS-assembly protein LptD yields MRVAAWYIVLMMTGMGVAQAESSVRPSLKTSPGLQVRKLQEEDMAVYLIGDQMKTLQDGTLRLEGGAQVRRIDSVVKGDRIDYQEKTGQVQVRGNGLIMRDGALVRSQEFDYNLDADTGRMSSPEFWLGATGGRGTATQADILSSNHMRLSDVNYSGCPCPEPSWYIQSSKVDLYSKENEGVARNGVLYFKGVPLLYSPYLTFPLRKERKSGFLLPTYGMTTRGGLDLSVPYYLNLAPNYDATLTPRLMSKRGAMLGGEFRYLGDSFSGELTGNYLPDDNELGYKRWLFMGQYRQSLPASFYLNADIRRVSDDDYFRDFSSFGLNDSTIQDLASTVTLGWGGSKYFRSHVSATRYQTLQDSSTGYRQPQYDKLPEWYLGASRYNWGGFDVVSDNYATRFRLPFYSGNLSEFDNMRSTRLAPDGTRFSSYTTVAYPVVRPGWYITPKAGLHMSQYQTDWYVGDPNMARFADRSRTQSRVLPILSLDSGMTFERDTTLFGNDSIQTLEPRVYYLYVPYRDQSTLPLYDTSLASFNFAQAFSENIFSGGWDRISNANQVTVGLTSRWLDADTGYERLVLQAAQRLYFDKQTVTLGDEKARTSTRSDYLVGASAALTNTFSVNFDAQFNPDEKRRNRLASGIRWRPKRLATLGVNYRYERDPRQVVDPFFTPTEEDHRGKEYVSMMGQWPLSNKLYAVGRYDYSIQESRGTQTVLGLEYKGDCCWAARVVLQRYAVSARETNKAMFFQLELSGLGGIGNDPIKMLRDRVIGYEPISDPVQEKMIHERYE; encoded by the coding sequence GTGCGAGTTGCGGCGTGGTATATCGTGTTGATGATGACAGGCATGGGGGTCGCCCAGGCTGAGTCGTCCGTGCGTCCGTCTTTAAAGACGTCCCCCGGTTTGCAAGTGCGCAAACTCCAGGAAGAGGACATGGCCGTCTATTTAATAGGCGATCAGATGAAAACGCTACAGGACGGTACGTTGCGTCTGGAAGGCGGTGCTCAGGTTCGGCGCATTGACTCTGTGGTCAAAGGCGATCGGATCGACTATCAGGAAAAAACCGGCCAGGTGCAAGTCCGTGGCAATGGCTTGATCATGCGTGACGGCGCTTTGGTGCGCAGCCAGGAATTTGATTACAACCTGGATGCCGATACCGGGCGCATGTCATCGCCGGAGTTCTGGCTGGGTGCAACGGGTGGCAGGGGAACGGCGACGCAGGCTGACATTCTCAGCTCTAATCATATGCGTTTGTCTGACGTGAATTATTCGGGTTGCCCATGTCCTGAGCCGTCCTGGTATATCCAGTCGTCCAAAGTAGACCTGTATTCCAAGGAAAATGAAGGGGTGGCGCGTAATGGCGTCCTGTATTTCAAGGGGGTCCCCCTGTTGTACTCCCCCTACTTGACCTTCCCGTTGCGTAAAGAGCGCAAGTCGGGTTTTCTGTTGCCTACTTACGGCATGACTACGCGCGGTGGTTTGGACCTGAGCGTGCCGTATTACTTGAATCTGGCGCCGAATTACGATGCTACCCTGACGCCGCGCCTCATGAGCAAGCGCGGTGCCATGCTGGGCGGTGAATTCCGTTACTTGGGTGACAGCTTCTCCGGAGAGCTGACGGGTAACTACCTGCCTGATGACAACGAGCTGGGTTATAAACGTTGGCTGTTCATGGGGCAGTATCGCCAGAGTCTGCCCGCCAGCTTTTATCTGAATGCCGATATTCGCCGGGTGTCGGATGACGATTACTTTCGTGACTTCAGCAGTTTTGGCCTGAATGATTCGACTATTCAGGATCTGGCCAGCACAGTGACGCTGGGGTGGGGCGGTTCCAAGTATTTCCGCTCCCACGTCAGTGCAACGCGTTATCAGACCTTACAGGACTCCAGTACCGGTTACCGCCAACCACAATACGACAAATTGCCTGAATGGTATTTGGGAGCATCCCGTTATAACTGGGGTGGCTTTGATGTGGTCAGCGATAACTACGCAACCCGTTTCCGCTTGCCGTTTTACAGCGGTAACCTGAGCGAGTTCGACAATATGCGCAGCACCCGTCTGGCTCCAGATGGTACGCGTTTCTCGTCCTATACGACGGTGGCTTACCCTGTCGTTCGCCCAGGCTGGTATATCACGCCGAAAGCGGGCTTGCACATGAGTCAATACCAGACGGACTGGTATGTGGGTGACCCCAATATGGCCAGGTTCGCAGACCGCTCCCGTACGCAAAGTCGCGTGCTGCCCATTCTGTCTCTGGATTCGGGCATGACTTTCGAGCGCGACACCACCTTGTTTGGCAATGACTCCATCCAGACCCTAGAGCCGCGTGTGTACTATTTATATGTGCCTTATCGCGACCAGTCTACGCTGCCCTTGTACGACACCAGTCTGGCCAGTTTCAACTTTGCCCAGGCCTTTAGCGAAAACATCTTCTCGGGTGGTTGGGACCGTATTTCCAATGCGAACCAGGTGACGGTGGGTTTGACTTCCCGTTGGTTGGATGCCGACACCGGCTACGAGCGTCTGGTTCTGCAGGCTGCTCAGCGTTTGTATTTTGATAAGCAAACTGTCACCTTGGGCGATGAAAAGGCGCGTACCAGCACGCGTTCCGACTATCTGGTCGGTGCCAGTGCCGCCTTGACCAATACGTTCTCGGTCAATTTCGATGCACAATTTAACCCTGACGAAAAACGCCGCAACCGTCTGGCTTCCGGTATTCGTTGGCGTCCCAAACGTCTGGCCACACTGGGTGTGAATTATCGTTATGAACGTGACCCGCGTCAGGTCGTGGATCCTTTTTTTACGCCTACCGAGGAAGATCATCGTGGCAAGGAATACGTCTCCATGATGGGCCAATGGCCCTTGAGCAACAAGCTGTATGCGGTGGGGCGTTACGATTACTCCATTCAGGAAAGCCGTGGTACACAGACGGTGTTGGGCTTGGAGTACAAAGGTGATTGCTGCTGGGCGGCGCGAGTGGTTCTGCAACGCTATGCGGTTTCGGCCAGGGAAACCAATAAAGCCATGTTCTTCCAGCTGGAGCTGTCCGGTTTGGGCGGCATTGGCAACGACCCTATCAAAATGTTGCGTGATCGCGTGATTGGCTATGAACCCATCTCGGACCCCGTACAGGAAAAAATGATTCATGAGAGGTATGAATAA
- a CDS encoding aminoglycoside phosphotransferase family protein, with amino-acid sequence MSASISAATDPRLQQAISWLNTLKSRFGLDIDSLQMASSDASFRRYFRLQAQDRSVVLMDAPPATEDCKPFIHVTELLAPTGIHVPEILAADTEQGFLLLSDLGQDNFQTALKNPLPQSELDKLYRSTLLTLVKLQQADTTGLPEYNEQRLLEELQVFPEWYIQKHRQFELNEKDQAMLRKTFAELVQGNVQSATVLVHRDFHSPNLMMPLPGQTEPGVIDYQDALAGPITYDIASLVMDARVTWTEEQQLDWAIRYWQAAMEAGLDVPADFAVFHQQYEWMGLQRNLRILGVFARLSLRDGKHHYLDHMPRLLGYVHQVASRYESFNGLLRLLNRLEGRQTVLGMTV; translated from the coding sequence ATGTCTGCTTCTATTTCTGCCGCTACCGACCCTCGTTTGCAGCAAGCAATCTCTTGGCTGAACACCCTGAAATCCCGCTTTGGGCTGGATATCGACAGCCTGCAAATGGCCTCCAGCGACGCCAGCTTTCGCCGTTACTTTCGCCTTCAGGCCCAGGACCGCAGCGTCGTTTTGATGGATGCCCCCCCCGCCACTGAAGACTGCAAACCCTTTATACACGTTACCGAACTGCTGGCACCTACTGGTATTCATGTGCCCGAGATCCTGGCGGCTGATACCGAGCAAGGTTTCTTGCTATTGAGCGACCTGGGCCAGGACAATTTCCAGACCGCCCTGAAAAACCCCTTGCCACAAAGCGAGCTGGACAAACTGTACCGCAGTACGCTGCTGACCCTGGTGAAATTGCAACAAGCGGACACCACGGGCTTGCCTGAGTACAACGAACAGCGCCTGCTAGAAGAGCTGCAAGTATTCCCCGAATGGTACATACAGAAGCACCGCCAGTTTGAGCTGAATGAAAAAGATCAGGCCATGTTGCGCAAGACCTTTGCCGAACTGGTTCAGGGCAATGTGCAAAGCGCTACTGTACTCGTGCACCGGGATTTCCACAGCCCTAATTTGATGATGCCCCTGCCCGGACAGACAGAGCCTGGCGTCATTGACTATCAGGATGCCTTGGCCGGCCCCATCACTTATGACATTGCCTCTTTAGTCATGGACGCGCGCGTTACCTGGACGGAGGAGCAGCAACTGGACTGGGCAATTCGCTATTGGCAAGCCGCCATGGAGGCCGGTCTGGATGTCCCCGCCGACTTCGCCGTCTTCCACCAGCAATACGAATGGATGGGCCTGCAACGCAATCTGCGTATTCTGGGTGTCTTTGCCCGCCTTTCTCTGCGTGACGGCAAACACCATTACCTTGATCACATGCCCCGCCTGCTCGGGTATGTACACCAAGTGGCCAGCCGCTACGAAAGCTTCAACGGTTTGCTGCGCCTCTTGAACCGTCTGGAAGGCCGCCAAACTGTTTTAGGCATGACGGTCTGA
- the murU gene encoding N-acetylmuramate alpha-1-phosphate uridylyltransferase MurU, producing the protein MRAMILAAGRGERMRPLTDTCPKPLIPAGGQPLIVWHLRALAKAGFRDVIINHAWLGEQIESTLGDGSQWGLRLSYSPEETALETAGGIARALDFFQDQPFLLMNGDIWCDWDPAQAFAMAERLQAGPEQAWLILTPNPPHHPEGDFGMQEGQLHLCAKACAGARSATLSGIGVYKPGLFAHLPKDQPAKAAPLLHAAIDRHQVLGCLHPGFWMDVGTPERLNQLNQHLESLAPSQ; encoded by the coding sequence ATGCGCGCCATGATTCTGGCGGCGGGTCGAGGCGAGCGCATGCGTCCCTTAACCGACACCTGCCCCAAACCTCTGATTCCGGCCGGCGGCCAGCCACTGATCGTCTGGCATTTACGTGCGCTGGCTAAAGCGGGCTTTCGTGACGTCATCATCAACCACGCCTGGTTGGGCGAGCAGATTGAATCCACCCTGGGGGACGGCAGCCAATGGGGGCTGCGCCTGAGTTACTCACCAGAGGAAACCGCCCTGGAAACGGCCGGTGGCATTGCCAGGGCACTGGATTTTTTCCAAGACCAGCCTTTCTTGTTAATGAATGGCGATATCTGGTGTGATTGGGATCCGGCACAGGCCTTTGCCATGGCCGAGCGCCTGCAAGCAGGCCCGGAGCAGGCCTGGTTGATCCTGACCCCCAACCCACCCCACCACCCCGAAGGCGACTTTGGCATGCAGGAAGGACAACTGCATCTATGCGCCAAAGCCTGTGCGGGAGCCCGTAGCGCCACCTTGAGCGGCATAGGAGTCTACAAGCCCGGACTCTTTGCGCACCTGCCTAAAGATCAGCCTGCCAAAGCCGCTCCTTTGTTACACGCCGCCATTGATCGCCATCAAGTACTAGGCTGCCTGCATCCAGGTTTCTGGATGGATGTGGGCACCCCCGAACGATTAAACCAGCTAAACCAACACTTGGAATCGTTAGCACCCTCACAGTAA
- the glnQ gene encoding glutamine ABC transporter ATP-binding protein GlnQ — MSIVEFKQVTKRFGDNIVLDDISLTIDKGEVVVVVGPSGSGKSTFLRCINKLEDIQAGDIVVNGLSVNGTPAQVRELRREAGMVFQQFNLFPQMSALENVMFGPVHTRGMDRAQARKEAMELLAKVGLAERVNHYPNELSGGQQQRVAIARALAIKPKLMLFDEPTSALDPELRQEVLKVMQLLAEEGMTMVVVTHEMDFARRVGSRLIFIDQGRVAHDGPPAELLSDPPSQRLKDFLQHVA, encoded by the coding sequence ATGAGTATTGTCGAGTTCAAGCAGGTAACCAAGCGCTTTGGAGACAATATCGTGCTCGACGATATCAGTCTGACGATTGATAAGGGCGAAGTGGTTGTGGTGGTCGGCCCCTCGGGTTCGGGGAAGTCGACTTTTTTACGGTGCATCAACAAGCTGGAAGACATTCAGGCGGGCGACATTGTGGTCAATGGCTTGAGCGTGAATGGTACGCCAGCCCAAGTGCGGGAGCTGCGCCGGGAAGCTGGCATGGTGTTTCAGCAGTTCAATCTGTTTCCGCAGATGAGTGCGTTGGAAAATGTCATGTTCGGGCCCGTGCATACGCGGGGCATGGATCGCGCCCAGGCGCGTAAGGAAGCGATGGAGCTGCTAGCCAAGGTGGGCTTGGCCGAGCGCGTCAATCATTACCCGAATGAGTTGTCCGGTGGTCAGCAGCAGCGAGTGGCTATCGCCCGTGCATTGGCGATCAAGCCTAAGTTGATGCTGTTTGATGAGCCAACCTCTGCGCTGGACCCGGAGCTGCGCCAGGAGGTGCTCAAGGTCATGCAATTGCTGGCAGAGGAAGGCATGACTATGGTGGTGGTAACCCACGAGATGGATTTTGCGCGTCGTGTGGGCAGCCGTCTGATTTTTATTGATCAGGGCCGGGTAGCGCATGATGGGCCGCCTGCCGAGCTGCTCAGTGATCCTCCTAGCCAACGCCTTAAAGACTTTTTGCAGCATGTAGCTTAA
- a CDS encoding ABC transporter permease subunit (The N-terminal region of this protein, as described by TIGR01726, is a three transmembrane segment that identifies a subfamily of ABC transporter permease subunits, which specificities that include histidine, arginine, glutamine, glutamate, L-cystine (sic), the opines (in Agrobacterium) octopine and nopaline, etc.), which produces MTFEWDAIWGALPSLLEGTKMTLLITLSGLMGGAVLGFLTGVITTYVRVPVTWRRAAWFILGLFVLGFVIKGLSWLTGNWLSFVPAWIWSSLQALMALFLLAFFRRYLLLVLSFLCQVYVLLIRGTPIVVQVMFIYFALPLLANIRIDGLTAAIFTLMINSGAYISEIVRGALQSVPKGLKEAGEAMGLPFYKILRHIIGPVAFRRMIPAMGNQCIISLKDSSLFIVIGVAELTRQGQEIIANNFRSVEIWGAVAVIYLILTGLIALTLKLIEHRMRIV; this is translated from the coding sequence GTGACTTTTGAATGGGACGCTATCTGGGGGGCTTTACCCAGCCTTCTGGAAGGTACAAAAATGACGCTGCTCATTACCCTGTCGGGTTTGATGGGTGGCGCTGTATTGGGTTTTCTGACCGGGGTGATTACCACCTATGTTCGGGTGCCGGTCACTTGGCGCCGGGCAGCATGGTTCATCCTGGGGCTGTTTGTGCTCGGTTTTGTGATCAAGGGCCTGTCCTGGCTGACAGGTAATTGGTTGAGCTTTGTGCCGGCCTGGATCTGGAGTTCGCTGCAGGCATTGATGGCTCTGTTCTTGCTGGCTTTTTTCAGGCGCTATCTGCTGCTGGTTCTGTCCTTTCTGTGCCAGGTCTATGTGCTGCTTATCCGCGGCACGCCGATTGTCGTGCAGGTAATGTTTATCTACTTTGCGCTGCCCCTGCTGGCCAACATCCGCATTGATGGACTGACTGCCGCCATTTTTACCTTGATGATCAATTCCGGAGCCTATATTTCCGAGATCGTACGTGGTGCCTTGCAATCGGTACCCAAGGGGCTGAAAGAGGCGGGCGAGGCGATGGGCTTGCCGTTTTACAAGATTTTGCGGCACATCATTGGGCCCGTGGCATTTCGCCGCATGATTCCGGCCATGGGTAACCAGTGCATTATCAGCCTGAAGGATTCATCGCTGTTTATTGTGATCGGTGTGGCCGAACTGACTCGCCAGGGTCAGGAGATTATTGCGAATAACTTTCGTTCGGTGGAGATTTGGGGGGCGGTTGCCGTGATCTATCTGATCCTGACTGGCCTGATTGCCCTGACTCTGAAGTTGATTGAACACCGTATGAGGATTGTATGA
- the glnH gene encoding glutamine ABC transporter substrate-binding protein GlnH, with product MAGLALALALPAGQALAQQGKELVVATDTAFVPFEFKQNGKYTGFDIDLWDAVAKKANLNYRFQPMDFNGIIPGLQTRNLDAALAGITIRDDRKQVIDFSDPYYESGLAILVNTDNSAIKTAADLEGKTVAVKIGTATVDFMQRSVPTAKLKLFPNIDNAFLELATGRVDAVVHDTPNVQYYAQTGGKDRVKVTGAVKSGDFYGIGFPKNSELVPVVNQALKDIRADGTYDKIYQKWFGKQPD from the coding sequence ATGGCCGGCTTGGCCCTGGCTTTGGCTTTGCCCGCTGGGCAGGCCTTGGCGCAACAAGGCAAAGAGCTGGTGGTCGCAACCGATACGGCGTTTGTGCCTTTTGAGTTCAAGCAGAACGGTAAGTACACAGGCTTTGATATCGACTTGTGGGATGCGGTCGCAAAAAAAGCCAATCTGAATTACCGCTTCCAGCCCATGGATTTCAACGGCATTATTCCAGGTTTGCAAACGCGCAATCTGGATGCCGCGCTGGCCGGGATCACCATCCGTGATGACCGCAAGCAAGTGATTGATTTCTCCGATCCTTACTACGAAAGCGGTCTGGCTATTTTGGTCAACACCGATAACTCCGCCATCAAGACCGCCGCCGACCTGGAAGGCAAGACGGTGGCTGTGAAGATCGGTACGGCCACTGTGGACTTCATGCAGCGTTCGGTGCCGACTGCCAAGCTCAAGCTGTTTCCCAATATCGACAACGCCTTCCTGGAGCTGGCAACAGGCCGTGTGGATGCCGTGGTGCACGATACCCCCAATGTGCAGTATTACGCCCAGACCGGCGGCAAGGACCGTGTGAAGGTCACTGGCGCCGTGAAAAGTGGTGACTTCTACGGTATTGGCTTTCCCAAGAACAGCGAACTGGTTCCGGTTGTGAACCAGGCTCTGAAAGACATTCGTGCTGACGGCACTTACGACAAAATCTACCAAAAATGGTTTGGCAAGCAGCCTGATTAA